In Candidatus Methylomirabilota bacterium, a genomic segment contains:
- a CDS encoding (2Fe-2S)-binding protein, with the protein MISLTINGRKQQVDVSPDTPLLWVIRDTLGLTGTKYACGMALCGACTVHVDGAPVRACVTPVSAAVDRRVTTIEGLSATGLHPVQQAWIEVDVPQCGFCQSGQLMSAAALLASKPSPTDADIDAAMAGNLCRCGTYQRIRAAIHRAAALQRGGRS; encoded by the coding sequence ATGATCTCGTTGACCATCAACGGGCGGAAGCAGCAGGTGGACGTCTCACCGGACACACCGCTGTTGTGGGTCATCCGCGACACGCTCGGTCTCACCGGCACCAAGTACGCCTGCGGCATGGCGCTCTGTGGGGCCTGTACGGTCCACGTGGACGGCGCGCCCGTCCGCGCCTGCGTCACCCCGGTGTCGGCCGCCGTCGATCGCCGGGTGACCACCATCGAGGGGCTCTCGGCCACGGGCCTGCACCCCGTGCAGCAGGCCTGGATCGAGGTCGACGTGCCCCAGTGCGGCTTCTGCCAGTCGGGACAGCTCATGTCGGCGGCGGCGCTCCTGGCGTCCAAGCCCTCCCCCACCGATGCCGACATCGACGCGGCCATGGCCGGCAACCTCTGCCGCTGCGGCACGTACCAGAGGATCCGCGCCGCCATCCACCGGGCGGCGGCGCTGCAGAGAGGGGGCCGGTCGTGA